Proteins encoded by one window of Arachis ipaensis cultivar K30076 chromosome B04, Araip1.1, whole genome shotgun sequence:
- the LOC107636013 gene encoding berberine bridge enzyme-like 13 has translation MVPSPSSSYLSIIVLLLSVFLIDSASIEENFIQCLSSYFSSNPKQFSTIIITRKNESLFTSTLDSTAQNLRYLTPSTPKPEFIFTPLNESHVQAAVICSKKLGIHMRIRSGGHDYEGVSYVSEIETPFIIIDLAKLRTIIVNITDNSAWVQAGATIGEVYYRISEKSEVHGFPGGICTSIGVGGHIAGGGFGALVRKYGLAADNVLDAKLVDANGRILDREAMGEIPFWAIRGGGGGNFGIILWWKIKLVPVPKSVTVFTVRKTTEQGAEDIFAQWQEVAASLIDNDLFIRVIFQPVSAANKTGRTISTSYNALFLGDTNRLLKVMQKDFPELGLMEKDCLEMSWIKSVLYIAGYPNDTNPNVLLQGKSTFQNYFKGKSDIFTTPVGAFQELSRRLLQEDNPLMIWNPLGGAMWDFNFYDTPFPFRSDFYYMVEYLTLWHNASEDVSKHLDWIREIYKYMTPAVDDQRRVAYVNYRDLDLGVNKKNATNFKEAAAWGNVYYGVSIFKSLVKIKRKVDPENVFRHEQSIPVNLSIQV, from the exons ATGGTGCCATCACCAAGTTCTTCATACTTGTCAATTATAGTGCTTTTGTTATCAGTTTTTTTGATAGATTCAGCTTCAATCGAAGAAAATTTTATCCAATGTCTAAGCTCATATTTTTCAAGCAATCCAAAACAATTTTCTACAATAATTATCACTAGAAAAAACGAATCATTATTCACTAGCACTCTTGATTCCACAGCACAAAACCTAAGGTATTTGACACCTTCAACGCCAAAACCAGAGTTTATATTCACACCTTTGAATGAATCACATGTTCAAGCTGCAGTTATTTGCTCAAAGAAATTGGGTATTCACATGAGAATACGAAGTGGCGGCCATGACTATGAAGGAGTCTCATATGTTTCTGAGATTGAAACTCCTTTTATAATCATTGATTTGGCTAAGCTTCGTACAATTATCGTAAACATAACAGACAATAGTGCCTGGGTTCAAGCTGGAGCCACGATCGGAGAAGTTTATTATAGAATATCAGAGAAAAGTGAAGTTCATGGATTCCCTGGAGGCATATGCACAAGCATAGGTGTCGGAGGGCACATTGCGGGAGGTGGATTCGGAGCCTTGGTGAGGAAGTATGGGCTTGCAGCCGACAATGTCCTCGACGCAAAACTTGTTGATGCCAATGGGAGAATACTTGACAGGGAAGCCATGGGAGAAATCCCGTTTTGGGCCATTAGAGGAGGTGGAGGTGGAAACTTTGGGATCATTCTTTGGTGGAAGATAAAGCTTGTTCCTGTGCCAAAATCTGTGACCGTGTTTACAGTTAGAAAGACAACAGAACAAGGCGCAGAAGACATTTTTGCGCAGTGGCAAGAGGTGGCTGCATCCCTTATTGACAATGATCTTTTCATAAGAGTCATCTTTCAACCAGTTAGTGCTGCCAATAAAACTGGGAGAACCATCTCAACTTCCTACAATGCCCTCTTTCTTG GTGATACAAATAGACTCCTCAAAGTTATGCAAAAGGACTTTCCAGAGTTAGGTTTGATGGAAAAAGATTGTTTGGAAATGAGTTGGATCAAATCTGTGCTCTATATTGCTGGCTACCCTAACGATACAAACCCTAATGTCCTACTTCAAGGAAAATCAACATTCCAAAACTACTTCAAAGGCAAGTCAGATATTTTTACAACTCCAGTAGGCGCGTTTCAAGAGTTATCAAGAAGGTTGCTTCAAGAAGATAATCCCTTAATGATTTGGAACCCATTGGGTGGAGCAATGTGGGATTTCAATTTTTATGATACGCCATTTCCTTTTAGATCAGATTTCTATTATATGGTTGAGTACTTAACTTTGTGGCATAATGCATCTGAGGATGTATCAAAGCATTTAGATTGGATTAGGGAGATTTACAAGTACATGACCCCTGCTGTGGATGACCAAAGAAGAGTAGCATATGTGAACTATAGAGATCTGGATTTGGGAGTGAACAAGAAGAATGCCACAAACTTTAAAGAGGCAGCAGCATGGGGTAACGTGTATTATGGAGTTAGTATCTTTAAAAGCCTTgtgaaaataaagagaaaagtggATCCTGAAAATGTTTTTAGGCATGAACAGAGTATCCCAGTAAATCTATCAATCCAGGTTTAA